Genomic DNA from uncultured Methanospirillum sp.:
GTTATCAAATGTTGCACCATATCAGGTTGAATCTTCTGAACTGATGACATTCCTGGAAATGGAACCATTTCAGGAGAATCGATCCTGATAGCCCCATGCGGGCAAAACGACTCACAATGTCCACATACAGTGCAATATTCTAGTGATTCATCTACAATTACAGGAACTTTGGTGACTGAATCCTGGATAATAATTGAGGAGAGACATACCTGACTACATATGCCACACTGGGTACATCTATCACTAGCAATAGAAAAATTAACCTTCATAACTCACCATTATCATATCTAATAAAAATTACCTGATAGGAGGAAAAACATACCAGTATGCTCAATACAATATAGTACTGTATTGAATACTAATTGAAAAATGACGAATAAATCTAAAATAGTAGATGAAATACTTATTGATGATACGATACATGTCTATCTTTCTATCATCGGTGGGAAATGGAAACCTGAGATCCTTTGGCATCTGCGCAAAAAGTCGCTCCGTTTTCTGGAGTTACAGAGGAGTGTACCCCGAATAACCCAGTCGGTTCTTACACAAAATCTAAGAGAACTGGAGGCTGATGGTTTACTCACGAGAACCGCATATCCAGAAATTCCTCCACGGGTGGAGTATGAACTAACCGTTCTTGGAAAAACTGCATTTCCTGTCCTTGATGCAATCAGCGTCTGGGGAAGAGAATACATGAAACAAAAAGAAGGTCAAGATTAACATGAAAAGTAATTTTTTTTAATAATTATGCATAATTATCTTCTAAAATGCCAAATTATCATAAATTAGAAGTAATTTTCACTGAATTGATTCGAATACACATTTACTATCTAATGCATCCTGGATCATATTGAAATTC
This window encodes:
- a CDS encoding helix-turn-helix domain-containing protein; protein product: MTNKSKIVDEILIDDTIHVYLSIIGGKWKPEILWHLRKKSLRFLELQRSVPRITQSVLTQNLRELEADGLLTRTAYPEIPPRVEYELTVLGKTAFPVLDAISVWGREYMKQKEGQD